A stretch of the Thiomicrospira pelophila DSM 1534 genome encodes the following:
- a CDS encoding PAS domain-containing protein has protein sequence MFFPKLLQVATRDVVTIDDNQTIQDAVHLMHEHNIRDVVVNGKTGLRILTTRELIEFQVLGVAFSTPLNQVELNNVPQMSPDASVIDGLAALKDHPDEHLCLINEHGLCGIVSYSDLASCLDPQHLAQTRSIGELVRMVRVIRVSPKDTLESAFLEMNRVKQAAAIVVDERAHPIGIITQSDIINLLDHEWQAGKPVEEAMTSPLITFDESMTLQEALSMSRKNRIKRLVVVDESDRISGIVHQKDLVALVYQDWSDLLHQQKRQLKTERDLFAGGPVSVIVWRAEPGWPVEFVSDNIRNLIGYSANELTDPNFRFADIVHPEDLAQVSKEVSQFTSEHRIGWEQHYRVLDSEGQTHWLYDYTRAEYDDNGHFLKSYGYLLDQTESVNIRKSLEQTEERLESIISQSKQIIWEIDINGLYTFISPAVTQVLGYEPQELINKVHYYELHPEVSREKFKKDTFKLLVRGASVNDLENQVTAKNGELFWFSTSGQPLFNSKHQVVGYRGVYIDVTDRKMVEQEIANSEKRWRSVLDGTDQGVWDWDAQTNRVYFSDKWKSMLGYESNEISDSLDEWSSRVHPEDMPSVESDLQAHFRGETDFYENVHRVQTKASGYKWILDRGRVLERDEAGQPLRVVGTHTDVSNQREQKERLNGIAENVPGMIYQFVIHSDGRMAFPYTSQGIEGIYGVKPSDVKKDASVVLNLIHPDDIKQVTDSMMFSAENLSVWRCEYRVILPKGEIWVSGQATPVRQEDGAVLWHGYIHDVTEQKKTEQALYSNQARLNKAQQVAKMGSWELDLISGRLEWSDEVFRIFELAPQSFVPSYEKFMQMIHPDDRDIVEKSYQKSIQDKSPYDIDHRLQMPDGRVKWVREMAENEFNQQGELIKSHGTVQDITEQVEIKQKLQASESQYQDLVESHPYMINRFFPDTTMTFVNTAMAEYFGFSVEKLIGQQWINMLSENDRLSNLRALECCSAENPTIAFVNEVKRFDGQLRSVKWVNRAFFDQQGRLSHFQSVGVDITDQLQAEAAIKQAQKTAELANQAKSEFLANMSHEIRTPMNAILGLSELALQGELPSKARSQMSKIFQSGRSLLGIINDILDFSKIESGRLTIENQGFYFDVLLDHLASLFSDEAARKQLKLVWQIEPDLAKIYRGDELRLRQTLTNLIGNAIKFTDQGEVRLVVKHQIPDNTNNHQAWLRFEVHDTGLGISEHNQQKLFQPFSQADTTITRQYGGTGLGLVISQRLVKAMGGAGIEVSSQLGQGSCFCFSLPLGLCDEQDLKELKDRDHRLSMSQQSLTGDVLLVEDNPINQEIAQEMLMQMGLNVQTVSDGAEAVNQAKHQTFDAILMDIQMPVMDGYQATRAIREFNADVPIIALTAAAMVEDKHKALAAGMNAHLGKPIESIQLYHVLSQWLKDVPSLIQTENIIDDQYENLPSLSGFDLQKGLTQLQGNQTLFERLLNKFSAQLNGQFKPLPDLLKQLTKSDEESVWVEAQTLSHALKGVSGNLGAFHLADLTSHIDQLLKQRQSVSVRTIKALETAMRDARMQIEASFPQQTVKQIDDSDKVALNADELNLKVNQLKEVINNSEYIDLLQLESLFDGLPYAAQAHKADLVSAIELFDYEQAAQLISQLIDSLKLNATTE, from the coding sequence GTGTTTTTCCCAAAACTATTACAAGTCGCCACGCGAGACGTGGTAACTATAGATGATAATCAAACGATTCAAGACGCTGTGCACTTAATGCATGAGCATAACATCCGTGATGTAGTTGTTAATGGGAAAACTGGCTTGCGCATTTTAACCACTCGAGAGTTAATTGAATTCCAAGTCTTAGGGGTTGCATTTTCAACCCCGCTTAACCAAGTTGAGTTGAATAACGTACCTCAGATGTCGCCGGACGCTAGCGTGATAGATGGTTTGGCGGCCCTTAAAGATCATCCTGATGAACATTTATGCCTTATAAATGAGCATGGTTTATGCGGTATTGTTAGTTATTCTGATTTAGCGTCCTGCCTAGATCCGCAACATTTAGCACAGACCAGGTCAATTGGTGAACTGGTACGTATGGTGCGTGTCATCCGTGTTTCGCCGAAAGATACACTGGAATCGGCTTTTTTAGAGATGAATCGAGTTAAGCAAGCGGCTGCGATTGTGGTTGACGAACGAGCTCACCCGATTGGCATTATCACGCAAAGTGACATCATTAATTTGTTAGATCACGAATGGCAAGCAGGCAAACCTGTTGAAGAAGCCATGACTTCTCCATTAATTACGTTTGATGAGTCCATGACCTTGCAAGAGGCGCTGAGCATGAGTCGTAAAAATCGCATCAAGCGTTTGGTGGTGGTTGATGAGAGTGACCGCATTTCAGGCATTGTGCATCAAAAAGACCTGGTGGCTCTGGTTTATCAAGATTGGAGTGATCTTTTACACCAGCAAAAACGCCAACTGAAAACCGAACGTGACTTGTTTGCCGGTGGTCCAGTATCGGTGATTGTTTGGCGAGCCGAACCGGGTTGGCCCGTCGAATTTGTGTCTGATAATATTCGAAACTTAATTGGCTACAGCGCTAACGAGCTGACTGATCCGAATTTTAGGTTTGCCGATATTGTCCATCCGGAAGATCTCGCACAGGTTTCTAAAGAAGTGAGTCAATTTACTTCAGAACACCGGATTGGTTGGGAGCAACACTATAGGGTATTAGATAGCGAAGGGCAAACTCATTGGCTTTATGACTATACGCGGGCCGAATACGATGATAACGGCCACTTTCTCAAGTCTTATGGTTACCTTCTTGATCAAACCGAGTCGGTCAATATTCGAAAATCATTGGAGCAAACGGAAGAGCGGTTGGAATCCATAATTAGCCAAAGCAAACAAATAATATGGGAAATAGATATTAACGGCCTGTATACATTTATTAGCCCAGCTGTTACTCAAGTACTGGGTTATGAGCCGCAAGAGTTGATTAACAAAGTTCACTATTACGAATTGCACCCAGAAGTCAGCCGAGAAAAATTTAAAAAAGATACGTTCAAATTATTGGTTCGTGGCGCATCGGTTAACGACTTAGAAAATCAAGTAACAGCTAAGAATGGTGAACTGTTTTGGTTTAGCACCAGCGGTCAGCCATTATTTAACAGCAAACACCAGGTCGTTGGCTATCGTGGCGTGTATATAGATGTAACCGATCGCAAAATGGTCGAACAAGAAATTGCAAACAGTGAAAAACGTTGGCGATCGGTTCTAGATGGAACAGATCAAGGGGTTTGGGACTGGGACGCCCAAACCAACAGGGTATACTTTTCTGATAAGTGGAAAAGTATGCTCGGGTACGAATCTAACGAAATCAGTGATAGTTTGGATGAATGGTCATCTAGGGTCCATCCGGAGGATATGCCCAGTGTTGAATCGGATTTACAAGCGCACTTTAGAGGTGAAACCGACTTTTATGAGAATGTCCATCGAGTGCAAACCAAGGCCAGCGGCTATAAGTGGATTTTAGACCGTGGCCGAGTGCTAGAACGTGATGAAGCCGGTCAGCCATTGCGAGTTGTCGGCACGCATACGGATGTATCAAATCAACGCGAACAAAAAGAGCGGCTGAATGGTATTGCCGAAAACGTGCCGGGTATGATTTATCAATTTGTGATTCATTCTGATGGCCGAATGGCTTTCCCTTACACCAGCCAAGGGATTGAAGGCATTTATGGTGTTAAGCCCAGCGATGTTAAAAAGGATGCGTCAGTCGTATTAAATTTAATTCACCCTGATGATATAAAGCAGGTGACCGATAGCATGATGTTTTCGGCTGAAAACTTATCGGTGTGGCGCTGTGAATATCGAGTGATTTTACCTAAGGGTGAAATTTGGGTGTCGGGTCAGGCTACACCTGTCCGTCAGGAAGACGGGGCCGTCCTTTGGCATGGCTATATCCATGATGTGACTGAACAGAAAAAAACTGAACAGGCTTTATATAGTAACCAAGCGCGTCTGAATAAAGCACAGCAGGTCGCCAAAATGGGGAGCTGGGAACTCGACCTTATAAGTGGCCGATTGGAGTGGTCGGACGAAGTTTTCCGAATTTTCGAACTTGCACCGCAATCTTTCGTGCCAAGCTATGAAAAGTTTATGCAGATGATTCACCCAGATGACCGTGATATAGTCGAAAAATCCTATCAAAAATCGATCCAAGATAAGAGTCCCTATGATATTGATCACCGCCTTCAAATGCCCGACGGTCGAGTTAAGTGGGTAAGAGAAATGGCTGAAAACGAGTTTAATCAGCAAGGTGAGTTAATTAAGTCACATGGTACAGTACAAGATATAACCGAACAGGTTGAGATTAAACAAAAGTTACAAGCCAGTGAGTCTCAATATCAAGACTTGGTTGAAAGTCACCCTTATATGATTAACCGTTTTTTTCCTGATACCACGATGACGTTTGTTAATACCGCAATGGCCGAATATTTTGGGTTCTCAGTAGAAAAACTGATCGGCCAACAGTGGATAAATATGTTATCTGAAAATGACAGACTATCCAATCTTCGGGCCTTGGAGTGTTGCAGTGCAGAGAATCCAACTATCGCTTTTGTCAATGAAGTTAAGCGTTTTGATGGACAGTTACGCTCTGTTAAATGGGTTAACCGTGCCTTTTTTGACCAGCAAGGTCGGTTATCTCACTTTCAATCGGTTGGGGTTGATATAACCGATCAACTTCAAGCAGAAGCGGCTATCAAGCAAGCGCAGAAAACGGCGGAATTAGCGAATCAAGCAAAGTCAGAGTTTCTGGCTAATATGAGCCACGAAATTCGAACACCGATGAATGCGATTTTGGGTTTGAGCGAACTGGCGTTGCAAGGAGAGCTGCCAAGTAAAGCGCGTTCACAAATGAGTAAAATCTTTCAGTCCGGTCGATCCCTACTAGGTATTATCAATGACATACTCGATTTTTCAAAAATCGAATCCGGTCGTTTGACTATTGAGAATCAAGGCTTTTATTTTGATGTTCTACTTGATCACTTAGCTAGCTTGTTCAGCGACGAAGCCGCACGTAAACAGCTCAAGCTGGTCTGGCAAATAGAACCGGATTTGGCAAAGATTTATCGTGGTGACGAGCTGCGGCTACGCCAAACCTTAACCAATTTGATTGGTAATGCGATTAAGTTCACTGACCAGGGTGAAGTTCGCCTAGTTGTAAAACACCAAATACCCGATAATACAAATAACCACCAGGCCTGGTTAAGATTTGAAGTTCATGATACTGGCTTGGGTATTAGCGAACATAACCAGCAGAAGCTATTTCAGCCATTTAGCCAAGCGGATACGACCATTACACGCCAATACGGTGGCACTGGCTTAGGTTTGGTCATTAGTCAACGTTTGGTTAAGGCGATGGGTGGTGCCGGTATCGAAGTCAGTAGTCAGTTAGGACAAGGCAGTTGTTTTTGCTTCAGTTTGCCGCTTGGCTTGTGCGATGAACAAGACCTTAAAGAGCTAAAGGACAGAGATCACCGACTTTCTATGAGTCAACAAAGCCTGACCGGTGATGTATTGTTGGTAGAAGATAATCCGATTAACCAAGAAATTGCTCAGGAAATGTTGATGCAGATGGGCTTGAATGTTCAAACGGTGTCGGATGGTGCAGAGGCGGTTAATCAGGCCAAACACCAAACGTTTGATGCGATTCTAATGGATATTCAAATGCCCGTTATGGACGGCTATCAAGCCACGCGCGCAATTCGAGAGTTCAATGCTGATGTGCCCATAATTGCGCTGACAGCCGCGGCGATGGTTGAAGATAAACATAAAGCCTTAGCCGCGGGTATGAACGCCCACCTAGGTAAGCCGATTGAGTCGATTCAGCTCTACCATGTTCTAAGTCAGTGGCTTAAAGATGTCCCCAGTTTGATCCAAACTGAGAATATAATCGATGATCAGTACGAAAACTTACCGAGCTTGAGCGGTTTTGATTTACAAAAAGGTCTTACTCAATTACAAGGGAATCAAACACTTTTTGAAAGGTTGTTAAACAAGTTTTCGGCACAGCTTAATGGTCAGTTCAAACCATTACCGGATTTGCTCAAGCAATTAACAAAGTCAGATGAAGAGTCGGTTTGGGTTGAAGCGCAAACGCTATCTCACGCCTTAAAGGGTGTAAGCGGCAATTTAGGAGCCTTTCATTTGGCGGATTTAACGTCGCATATTGACCAGCTACTTAAACAGCGTCAGTCTGTATCCGTGCGAACCATTAAGGCTTTGGAAACCGCGATGCGAGATGCTCGTATGCAAATTGAAGCCAGCTTCCCTCAACAAACGGTTAAGCAAATCGACGATTCTGATAAAGTAGCGCTCAACGCCGATGAACTGAACTTGAAAGTAAATCAATTAAAAGAAGTAATTAATAATAGTGAATATATCGATCTATTGCAGTTAGAAAGTTTATTCGACGGATTGCCCTACGCGGCTCAAGCTCATAAAGCTGACCTGGTGAGTGCGATCGAATTATTTGATTATGAACAAGCGGCACAGTTAATTTCGCAATTGATTGATAGCCTAAAGCTCAATGCAACAACGGAGTAA
- a CDS encoding diguanylate cyclase yields MSRENNAVLIVDDISSNIQVLANALQTDYRIKVATNGQRALEICRSESPPDLILLDIMMPEMDGYEVCRELKSDTETSSIPIIFVTALSEATDEEKGLNLGAADYITKPFHLPIVKARVRNHLNLKLKTDLLEEMSHVDGLTHIANRRHFDEMMKKEARRVTRISQPLSLIMLDIDYFKNFNDNYGHGLGDECLIQVAKAMRGIIQRPSDLLARYGGEEFAVILPETPLEGALKVAQALRETIENLAFPHAYSKVADHVTISLGVASNERDQKISVENLLKQADQALYKAKKAGRNQVAH; encoded by the coding sequence ATGAGCCGCGAGAACAATGCTGTTTTAATTGTTGACGATATTTCATCTAACATCCAAGTTTTAGCCAATGCCCTGCAAACGGACTATCGCATAAAAGTTGCGACCAATGGGCAACGGGCATTAGAGATTTGTCGTTCCGAGTCACCACCAGACTTGATATTGCTCGATATTATGATGCCTGAGATGGATGGGTATGAAGTTTGTCGAGAGTTAAAGTCGGATACCGAAACCAGTTCGATCCCTATCATTTTCGTAACGGCTTTAAGTGAAGCCACGGATGAAGAAAAAGGACTCAACTTGGGTGCGGCTGACTATATTACTAAGCCATTTCATCTACCTATTGTGAAAGCTCGCGTACGTAATCACTTGAATCTGAAGTTAAAAACGGACTTATTGGAAGAAATGTCACACGTGGACGGTCTTACACATATTGCGAATCGCCGTCATTTTGATGAAATGATGAAAAAAGAAGCACGTCGTGTGACTCGGATTTCACAGCCGCTGTCTTTGATTATGCTGGATATCGATTATTTTAAAAACTTTAACGACAATTATGGGCATGGGCTGGGTGATGAGTGTTTGATCCAAGTGGCTAAAGCAATGCGTGGAATTATTCAGCGTCCGAGTGATTTATTGGCGCGATATGGGGGCGAAGAGTTTGCGGTCATCCTGCCAGAAACGCCGTTAGAAGGTGCCTTAAAAGTTGCACAAGCCCTACGTGAAACGATTGAAAACCTCGCTTTCCCGCATGCCTATTCGAAGGTGGCTGACCATGTTACGATCAGTCTAGGAGTCGCATCTAACGAGCGTGATCAAAAAATATCGGTCGAAAACTTACTAAAACAGGCCGATCAGGCCCTCTATAAAGCCAAAAAAGCCGGCCGTAACCAAGTAGCACATTAA
- a CDS encoding NADP-dependent isocitrate dehydrogenase: MSANGPTLIYTHTDEAPALATYSLLPIIRAFTHQVGLEVETRDISLAGRILALFPDFLKPEQQQADALAELGELAKTPQANIIKLPNISASIPQLTSAIKELQSQGYALPDYPAEPKTEQEKDIKARYAKVLGSAVNPVLREGNSDRRVALPVKQYAKKHPHSMGAWTKDSKSHVANMHAQDFYGTEKSLVADKPTTVRIEHHSREGEVTVLKASTPLLAGEVIDASVMNVKALRKFFAEQIADAKQQGVLLSLHLKATMMKVSDPIMFGHAVEVYYQEVFDKHADTFKKLGVDTKNGLGDLLNKVRTLPDIERLAIEADIQAVYANQPNLAMVDSDKGITNLHVPSDIIIDASMPAAIRSSGKMWGADGELHDMKAMIPDRCYAGIYQKTIEFCKQHGAFDPATMGSVPNVGLMAQKAEEYGSHDKTFEMKAPGLVKVINDEGRVVMQHDVDTGDIWRMCQTKDVAIQDWVRLAVERARLTDTPAIFWLDSARAHDANLIKKVEAALPNFNTDGLDIQILPPEAAIEMTLERAKQGLDTISVTGNVLRDYLTDLFPILELGTSAKMLSIVPLLAGGGLFETGAGGSAPKHVQQLVQENFLRWDSLGEFLALSVSIEHLANQTQDPKAKVLVDTLNQATSQFLDNDKSPGRKLGELDNRGSHFYLALYWAQALAKQTQDKPLQKKFKSVADTMSQNEAQILTELKAAQGQAMELGGYYHPDEAKTYAVMRPSATLNRIIDGLLA, translated from the coding sequence ATGAGCGCAAATGGCCCAACTTTGATTTACACCCACACCGATGAAGCGCCTGCCTTAGCCACCTATTCACTTTTGCCGATTATTCGTGCCTTTACCCATCAGGTGGGGTTGGAAGTGGAAACCCGTGATATTTCACTAGCAGGTCGAATCTTAGCCTTGTTTCCAGATTTTCTGAAGCCCGAGCAGCAACAAGCAGATGCCTTAGCTGAATTGGGCGAGCTCGCGAAAACGCCTCAAGCCAATATTATCAAGTTACCGAATATCAGTGCCTCGATTCCGCAATTAACCAGTGCGATTAAAGAACTGCAATCGCAAGGCTACGCCCTACCGGATTATCCAGCCGAGCCCAAAACCGAACAAGAAAAAGACATCAAAGCACGCTACGCCAAAGTGTTGGGTTCAGCGGTTAACCCAGTGCTACGTGAAGGTAACTCGGATCGTCGAGTGGCGTTACCGGTTAAACAATATGCCAAAAAACATCCGCACTCAATGGGCGCTTGGACGAAAGACTCAAAGTCACATGTTGCCAATATGCACGCGCAGGACTTTTACGGGACTGAAAAATCCCTGGTTGCGGATAAGCCAACCACGGTGCGGATTGAGCATCATTCTCGCGAAGGTGAGGTAACGGTTTTAAAAGCCAGTACACCTTTGTTAGCCGGTGAAGTGATTGATGCATCGGTCATGAACGTCAAAGCGTTGCGCAAATTCTTTGCCGAACAGATTGCGGATGCAAAACAACAAGGTGTGTTGTTGTCGTTACACTTAAAAGCCACCATGATGAAAGTGTCGGACCCAATTATGTTTGGTCATGCGGTTGAAGTCTATTATCAAGAGGTGTTTGATAAACACGCGGACACCTTTAAAAAATTGGGCGTGGATACCAAAAATGGTTTGGGTGATTTGCTAAACAAAGTACGCACCCTGCCGGATATTGAGCGCTTAGCCATTGAAGCCGACATTCAAGCAGTTTATGCAAACCAGCCTAATTTGGCTATGGTGGATTCGGATAAGGGCATCACTAACCTACATGTACCAAGCGATATTATTATCGATGCCTCGATGCCAGCGGCAATTCGTTCATCGGGCAAAATGTGGGGCGCGGATGGCGAACTGCACGATATGAAAGCCATGATTCCAGATCGTTGTTACGCAGGCATTTATCAAAAAACCATCGAATTTTGTAAACAACACGGTGCATTTGACCCAGCTACGATGGGTAGCGTGCCAAATGTGGGTTTAATGGCACAAAAAGCGGAAGAATACGGTTCGCACGATAAAACCTTTGAAATGAAAGCACCAGGCTTGGTGAAAGTCATTAATGATGAAGGTCGGGTTGTGATGCAACATGATGTTGATACAGGTGATATTTGGCGTATGTGTCAAACCAAAGATGTCGCGATTCAAGATTGGGTTCGCCTTGCGGTAGAACGCGCTCGTTTAACCGATACACCGGCGATTTTCTGGTTGGATTCGGCGCGCGCGCATGATGCGAACTTAATTAAAAAAGTCGAAGCGGCACTTCCAAACTTTAATACCGATGGTCTAGATATTCAAATTCTGCCGCCAGAAGCCGCAATCGAGATGACATTAGAGCGGGCTAAACAAGGCCTGGATACCATCTCCGTCACCGGTAACGTGTTGCGTGATTATTTAACCGATTTGTTCCCCATTTTAGAGTTGGGTACCAGCGCCAAAATGTTGTCGATTGTGCCCTTGTTGGCCGGCGGCGGCTTGTTTGAAACTGGGGCGGGTGGTTCGGCACCAAAGCATGTTCAACAATTAGTACAAGAAAACTTTTTACGCTGGGATTCACTCGGCGAGTTTTTAGCCTTGTCGGTGTCGATTGAGCATTTAGCGAATCAAACTCAAGACCCAAAAGCCAAAGTGCTGGTGGATACTCTCAACCAAGCCACTAGCCAATTCTTGGATAATGACAAATCACCGGGGCGCAAACTGGGTGAGCTGGATAATCGTGGTAGCCATTTTTATCTAGCACTTTACTGGGCACAAGCCTTGGCGAAACAGACGCAAGATAAGCCTTTACAGAAAAAGTTTAAGTCGGTGGCCGATACCATGTCACAAAACGAAGCTCAAATTTTAACTGAGCTAAAAGCAGCACAAGGTCAAGCCATGGAACTGGGTGGTTATTACCATCCAGATGAAGCCAAAACCTATGCGGTAATGCGCCCGAGCGCCACACTTAATCGTATTATTGATGGCTTGTTAGCCTAA
- the pgm gene encoding phosphoglucomutase (alpha-D-glucose-1,6-bisphosphate-dependent) yields MAISEFAGQVAPFELLENIPKLMVDYYALKPDVSNPAQAVGFGTSGHRGCASSASFNDDHIAAICQALVEYRAQAGINGPIFIGMDTHALSEAAHTTAIEVFVANHLDIIIQGRGRYTPTPVISHAIIRFNRGRSSGLADGVVITPSHNPPQDGGFKYNLANGGPADTDVTNWIQQRANQILLQGGRDIRRTSLNLALASGRVKSNDLIKSYVDSLTDVVDMSAIADSGLKIGVDPMGGAGVDFWQPIAETYHLNLEVVNSKVDATFGFMSVDKDGRIRMDCSSPYAMAGLIKLKDRFDIAFGNDPDADRHGIVTPTGGLMNPNHYLAVAIQYLFTHRPNWSAQAGVGKTLVSSSMIDRVAQSIGRTLIEVPVGFKWFVPGLVEGSLGFGGEESAGASFLDKQGLTWSTDKDGLIMNLLAAEITAATGQDPSQHYQKLTQQFGAPIYTRIDAPANREQKTKLSQLNADQVAATQLAGEPITAKLTHAPGNGAAIGGLKVTTENGWFAARPSGTEDVYKIYAESFKDEAHLKQILQEAQQLVDAVLV; encoded by the coding sequence ATGGCGATATCGGAATTTGCGGGTCAAGTGGCGCCGTTTGAGTTGTTAGAAAATATTCCCAAATTAATGGTGGATTATTATGCGCTTAAACCAGATGTGTCTAATCCAGCTCAAGCGGTAGGCTTTGGCACGTCGGGTCATCGCGGCTGTGCTAGTTCGGCCAGTTTTAATGACGATCACATTGCGGCTATTTGCCAAGCCTTGGTTGAATATCGCGCGCAAGCTGGCATTAATGGGCCGATTTTTATCGGCATGGATACGCATGCCTTATCTGAAGCGGCTCATACAACCGCGATTGAAGTATTTGTCGCCAATCACCTCGATATTATTATTCAAGGTCGCGGGCGTTATACGCCGACGCCGGTGATTTCGCATGCGATTATCCGCTTTAACCGAGGCCGAAGTAGTGGGCTGGCAGACGGCGTGGTGATTACACCATCGCATAACCCGCCGCAAGATGGCGGTTTTAAATACAACCTAGCCAACGGTGGTCCGGCGGATACGGATGTCACCAATTGGATTCAACAGCGCGCAAATCAAATTTTATTGCAAGGTGGGCGCGATATTCGTCGCACGAGTCTGAATTTAGCGCTCGCCTCTGGCCGGGTGAAGTCTAACGATTTGATTAAGTCTTATGTTGATAGTTTGACCGATGTAGTGGATATGTCGGCGATTGCCGATTCGGGTCTTAAAATTGGTGTGGATCCAATGGGCGGTGCGGGTGTCGATTTTTGGCAACCAATCGCAGAAACGTATCATTTGAATCTTGAGGTTGTGAACTCAAAGGTCGATGCTACGTTTGGCTTTATGAGTGTAGATAAAGACGGCAGAATCCGCATGGATTGTTCGTCACCCTACGCAATGGCGGGTTTGATTAAACTGAAAGATCGGTTTGATATTGCATTTGGTAACGATCCAGACGCAGATCGACATGGCATTGTCACACCAACCGGCGGTTTGATGAACCCGAATCACTATTTGGCGGTGGCGATTCAGTATTTATTTACCCATCGTCCAAACTGGTCGGCTCAGGCTGGAGTCGGTAAAACTTTGGTGTCGAGTTCAATGATTGATCGGGTCGCACAAAGCATCGGTCGAACATTGATTGAAGTGCCGGTCGGCTTTAAGTGGTTTGTACCAGGCTTGGTGGAAGGTTCATTGGGTTTTGGTGGCGAAGAATCAGCCGGAGCGTCGTTTCTGGATAAACAAGGCCTGACCTGGAGCACGGATAAAGACGGCTTGATTATGAACCTACTGGCGGCTGAAATAACGGCTGCAACCGGGCAAGACCCGTCTCAACACTATCAAAAGCTTACCCAGCAATTTGGAGCTCCGATTTATACTCGGATTGATGCACCAGCTAATCGCGAGCAAAAAACCAAGTTAAGCCAGTTAAATGCCGATCAAGTGGCCGCTACTCAGTTAGCGGGCGAGCCGATTACAGCAAAATTAACGCATGCCCCTGGAAATGGAGCGGCGATTGGTGGCCTAAAAGTCACCACCGAAAACGGTTGGTTTGCGGCTCGGCCTTCTGGCACCGAAGATGTTTATAAGATTTATGCCGAATCGTTTAAAGATGAGGCTCACCTTAAGCAAATTTTGCAGGAAGCTCAGCAACTAGTGGATGCGGTTTTGGTGTAG